The Helicobacter ganmani nucleotide sequence TGTATCAGTTTTGCGTTTGCAGAACCGATTGATGCAACACTAGAAGTTGTAAAGAAGTTTGGGAATCTCCCTAATATTTTAGTTCAAAATACAGGCAAGGATTATTCGCAAAGGGAATATAGTCAAAGAATCTTTAAAATGTTGATTGCGGATTTAAAGGTTACGGGACATTTTGCCACACAGGAATCCCCAGAAGTTGTTTCTAGTGCAATGGTGCTTAATTTTGACGAATATCGTAAAAGCAAAATTGACCTCATTGCGCGCGTAAATGCAGAAATAACTAAAGAAAATTTGGAGGCAAGATTACAACTTTATGACGCAAATACAGGTTTGTTGGCTCTAAGTAAAGAATACAGAAGTGCAAATGCAGAATCTTATCCTTTTTTAGCGCATAAAATGGCGATTGATATTAATGACTATATTAAAGCTCCAAAAGTAGATTGGATGGAAAGAATGGTGATTTTGTCGCATTATACTAAGCCCGGAGAAAGTGAGATTCTAACTAGTGATTACACGCTTACCTACAAGAAACAATTAATTAGCGGAGGATTAAATATTTTTCCTAAATGGGCAAATGAATCACAAACTGCTTTTTATTACACAAAATACCTAGATAAGCCTACACTTTTTAAATTTGATTTAACTAATGGACAAAATCATAAAATTTTAGAAAGCAATGGTATGTTGGTTGCTTCAGATGTTAGTAGCGATTCTACTAAATTGCTTCTCACAATGGCTCCAGACGAACAAGCGGATATTTTTCTTTATGATGTGCCAAGCAAACAAATTACCAAGCTTACGAAATACAGCGGTATTGATGTGAGTGGAAATTTCATAGAAGATGAAAAACGGGTGATGTTTATTTCTGACAGATTGGGTTACCCCAATGTTTTTGCGATTCCACTTAGCGGAGAGGTGAGCGGAGCAGTAGAGCAAATGGTTTATCATGGACGCAATAATAATGCAGCAAGTGCGTATGGTAATTACATTGTTTATTCTAGTCGCGAAACAAGTGATGAGTTTAACCGCAATACTTTTAATCTCTATTTAGTTTCTACAAAAAGCGATTTTATTCGTCGTTTAAGCGCAAATGGAGTGAATCAGTTGCCACGTTTTTCTAAAGATGGCGAAACAATTATGTATATCAAACACGAAGGAAATCAAAGCGCATTGGGCATTATCCGTTTAAATTACAATAAGACTTTACTTTTCCCACTAAGTGGCAGCACGATTCAATCTATGGATTGGTAAAGAAAAGTTTTATATTAAATTACATTTTTTTTGGTATAATTTTGCGTTTTTAATTAAAATCAGGGAGCAGAAATGAAAAAATTTCTAGTTTTAGGCTCATTAGCAGCCGCATTATTGGTAACGGGTTGTAGCAACAAAAGCAATGTAGAATCTGACGCGAATGTTCAGAATGGCAGATATTATGGAAGTGATGGAAGTGGCTATGATTACAATAGAGACAATTTTGTAAATCTTGAAGAGAGAATTAACTATGTAGAAGATGGCTTGAGAAATGTGTTTTTCAATTTTGATCAATTCACAATACGTCCAGATATGCAAGCAGTGGTAGAAAGAGATGCTAAAATATTAACTTCTATTTCAGCAGGAACATTGAGTGTTAGAGTTGAAGGAAATACAGACGAATGGGGAACTGATGAATACAATTATGCGTTAGGACTTAAAAGAGCAGTTGCTGTGAAAAATGCACTAGTTTCTCAAGGAGTTGAAGCAAGCAAAACTACACTTGTAAGTTATGGCGAAAGTAAGCCGACTTGCACCGCTAAAACAAGAGAGTGCTGGGCTGAAAATAGAAAAGTAACTTTTAAAATGTTGCCATAGGGTCTTATGTTGCAAAAATTAATTGCCTCAAGCTTATTTCTTGCAAGTTTGTTGCTCGGGCAAGAACCATCAGCTTTTAATGCTGGTGGTAGCACATCGCCAAAGAGCGAATCTCAAATCATTAATGAAAAACTTTTTAATCTTTCTAATAGAGTTCAGGTGGTAGAAGAATCTCAAGAGGGCTTAAAAAGTATTTTTGAAGGGCAAATACAAAGAATACAGAATCTTACTGGCAAAATTGCTTTAGTTCAAGGTGAAAGCAATGCCACATCTATGGATATTAAAAAGCACGTGGATTCTAATTTTGCATTGCAAAATGAAAATATTGATAAATTAAAAAATAGTATTTCTGCATTGGGTGCTTTGATTCAAAAGACAAATACGCAAATGCAAAACGAAATTGACGCGTTAAAAGGACAAATTGCTGCTTTAGAAAAAAATAATTCAGTCAAGGAATCCCAAGTCAGTCGTTCTACACCCAAAGAGGCATTAAAGGAAGCTTCAGAAGATTCCAAAGAAGTGGCTACAACGAATGCAAAAATCAATGCAGTGATTGCAAATTTGGAAAGTAATAGCACGCAAGTAAAGCCTTTGGAAACAGAAAATATTCAAGAAAATAATGCAACCAAAGCACAAAATTCTGAAATAAGTGTTAAGGAGCAAAAGCCCAAATCCGAACAAATTCAAAAGGACACAAAAGAAACTAAACCTCAAGAAAATAAAGAATCTAAAACAGATTTAAAAAATAAAAAATTGTCGGAAGTTTTCAAAGAGGGTGAAGAGTTTGTCAAAAGCAAAGATTATGAATCAGCCGAGGAATATTTGCAATTTGCTATTAAAGGCAATTACAAACCTGCGCGTGGAAATTATCTGCTGGGGGAAGTTGCCTTTGCACAAAAGCGGTATGAGGACGCAATTTATTACTATAAAACAAGTGCTACGCGCTATGATAAAGCAGATTATATGCCTCGTTTAATGTTGAATAGTGCAAAATCATTTAATGCAATCAAGGAAAAAGAAAATGCGAAACGTTTTTTAGAGACACTCATTTCTCTTTATCCAAATTCTAGTGAAGCCAAAGAAGCTAAAAAACTTCTAAAATAATCCAATTTATCTAAAAATCAGGAGAAAAAATGATAGAAAATAATCAGGTTGTTAGTATTGAATATGAAGTAAAAGAAAATGGGACAGATAGTGTTTTAGATTCCAATATTGGTGGTAAGCCATTGGAATTTATTATGGGTGCAGGAGAAATTATCAAGGGATTAGAGGAAGCAATTGCTCAAATGTCTGTTGGCGACAAACAAGAAGTGATTGTTGCTCCAGCCAATGCTTATGGCGAGTATTTTTCTAATTATGTCCAAGAAGTTCCAAGAGACCAATTTGTTGGGATTGATTTGCAACAAGGAATGACTTTATTTGGTCAAGGTGAAAATGGTGAAACAGCTCAAGTGATTGTAAAAGATTTCAACGATGAAATGGTAATTATAGATTATAATCACCCCTTAGCAGGCAAGGAGTTGCATTTTGTTGTTACGATTTTGGATTCTCGTGAAGCAACGGAAAAAGAATTAACTTGTGGCTTGCATCATCAAGAGCATCATCATAGCGATGGTGGATGTTGCGGTAGTTGTGGTTGCCATTAGATTCGCAATTGCATAAGTTATTATGAATCTTTCTTTTGCTTCTACGCATTCTCCAATTGGATTTTATTTTAAGCAAAGCCCTCGTGATTTTGTCGTAGAAGAAATCCCTCTCTATTCCTTTGGTGGAGAGGGTGCGCATTTGATTTTGAAAATACGCAAAAAATCCCTAACGACTTTTGAAATGTTAAAGATTCTTTCTGCGCATTTAGGCATTAAAGAAAGTGAAATAGGCTATGCAGGACTAAAAGATAAAAATGCTTTGAGCATTCAATATATTAGCTTACCTAGACATTTGGCAGCACCTAAAATAGAATCTTTCAGCCATTCAAACATTAAAATTTTAAGTGCAACTTATCACAACAACAAAATAAAACTTGGACATTTAAAAGGGAATCAATTTTTCATTCGCATCAAAAAACTTAATTCTTTTAATGCGCAAAAAATCCTAGAAGTATGCAGTAGAGTGGCGCAGGTTGGAATCCCAAACTACTTCAGTTATCAACGTTTTGGAAAAGAGAGTGATAATTATCGGCTAGGTTTGGAAATAATAGAGGGAAAGCGCAAGATTCGCAATAAAAAAATACAAAACTTTCTTATTAGTGCTTACCAAAGTTATCTTTTTAATCAATGGCTTTCTTTGCGTATTGATATTTCTCATCTGATTGCGACTACCGCTCCAAATTTACTATCTAAGGCATTGAAGTTTTATCTTTCTTGCGATGAGATTCCATTGGAGTTTCACGATATTGCTTATTGTAAAATGCTTCAAAAACAGCCCCATTTTTTTAAAATATTTTATGGGGATTTTTTGTGCCATTATCCTTTTGGAAAAAATTTTATTTTAGATGAAACAAGTGATTTAATTGCAGAA carries:
- the tolB gene encoding Tol-Pal system protein TolB gives rise to the protein MKKIYLLLFCISFAFAEPIDATLEVVKKFGNLPNILVQNTGKDYSQREYSQRIFKMLIADLKVTGHFATQESPEVVSSAMVLNFDEYRKSKIDLIARVNAEITKENLEARLQLYDANTGLLALSKEYRSANAESYPFLAHKMAIDINDYIKAPKVDWMERMVILSHYTKPGESEILTSDYTLTYKKQLISGGLNIFPKWANESQTAFYYTKYLDKPTLFKFDLTNGQNHKILESNGMLVASDVSSDSTKLLLTMAPDEQADIFLYDVPSKQITKLTKYSGIDVSGNFIEDEKRVMFISDRLGYPNVFAIPLSGEVSGAVEQMVYHGRNNNAASAYGNYIVYSSRETSDEFNRNTFNLYLVSTKSDFIRRLSANGVNQLPRFSKDGETIMYIKHEGNQSALGIIRLNYNKTLLFPLSGSTIQSMDW
- a CDS encoding OmpA family protein translates to MKKFLVLGSLAAALLVTGCSNKSNVESDANVQNGRYYGSDGSGYDYNRDNFVNLEERINYVEDGLRNVFFNFDQFTIRPDMQAVVERDAKILTSISAGTLSVRVEGNTDEWGTDEYNYALGLKRAVAVKNALVSQGVEASKTTLVSYGESKPTCTAKTRECWAENRKVTFKMLP
- a CDS encoding tetratricopeptide repeat protein, encoding MLQKLIASSLFLASLLLGQEPSAFNAGGSTSPKSESQIINEKLFNLSNRVQVVEESQEGLKSIFEGQIQRIQNLTGKIALVQGESNATSMDIKKHVDSNFALQNENIDKLKNSISALGALIQKTNTQMQNEIDALKGQIAALEKNNSVKESQVSRSTPKEALKEASEDSKEVATTNAKINAVIANLESNSTQVKPLETENIQENNATKAQNSEISVKEQKPKSEQIQKDTKETKPQENKESKTDLKNKKLSEVFKEGEEFVKSKDYESAEEYLQFAIKGNYKPARGNYLLGEVAFAQKRYEDAIYYYKTSATRYDKADYMPRLMLNSAKSFNAIKEKENAKRFLETLISLYPNSSEAKEAKKLLK
- a CDS encoding FKBP-type peptidyl-prolyl cis-trans isomerase gives rise to the protein MIENNQVVSIEYEVKENGTDSVLDSNIGGKPLEFIMGAGEIIKGLEEAIAQMSVGDKQEVIVAPANAYGEYFSNYVQEVPRDQFVGIDLQQGMTLFGQGENGETAQVIVKDFNDEMVIIDYNHPLAGKELHFVVTILDSREATEKELTCGLHHQEHHHSDGGCCGSCGCH
- the truD gene encoding tRNA pseudouridine(13) synthase TruD is translated as MNLSFASTHSPIGFYFKQSPRDFVVEEIPLYSFGGEGAHLILKIRKKSLTTFEMLKILSAHLGIKESEIGYAGLKDKNALSIQYISLPRHLAAPKIESFSHSNIKILSATYHNNKIKLGHLKGNQFFIRIKKLNSFNAQKILEVCSRVAQVGIPNYFSYQRFGKESDNYRLGLEIIEGKRKIRNKKIQNFLISAYQSYLFNQWLSLRIDISHLIATTAPNLLSKALKFYLSCDEIPLEFHDIAYCKMLQKQPHFFKIFYGDFLCHYPFGKNFILDETSDLIAESGRFMRKETAITGLLSGKKTKVSEKEAGFLESKFLDSRIKSVGQRRYAWIFPENLSFYYKEQEAQGEMNFFLPKGAYATNLLREIAHREIIEETKEELESCENEILFGD